In the Sarcophilus harrisii chromosome 1, mSarHar1.11, whole genome shotgun sequence genome, one interval contains:
- the LOC100923233 gene encoding centrin-1, whose amino-acid sequence MASALKKPNLGSAAPPRKKLGPKPELAEEQKQEIREAFDLFDTDGTGTVDVKELKVALRALGFEPKKEEIKKIITDTDKEGTGKISFNDFLAVMTQKMAEKDTKEDILKAFRLFDDDETGKISFKNLKRVARELGENLTDEELQEMIDEADRDGDGEVNEQEFLRIMKKNNLY is encoded by the coding sequence ATGGCCAGCGCCTTGAAGAAGCCAAACCTGGGCTCTGCTGCCCCGCCAAGAAAGAAGCTGGGCCCCAAACCCGAGCTCGCAGAGGAGCAGAAGCAGGAAATTAGAGAGGCGTTTGATCTCTTTGATACCGATGGAACGGGGACGGTGGATGTTAAGGAGCTCAAGGTGGCTTTGAGAGCTCTGGGCTTTGAACccaagaaagaagagatcaaaaaAATCATAACAGACACTGACAAGGAGGGGACGGGGAAAATCAGTTTCAATGACTTCTTGGCTGTGATGACGcaaaaaatggcagaaaaggaTACCAAAGAAGACATTCTGAAGGCATTCAGACTCTTCGATGATGATGAAACTGGAAAAATCTCTTTCAAGAACTTAAAACGGGTGGCGAGAGAGCTAGGGGAGAACCTCACCGATGAGGAACTACAAGAAATGATTGACGAAGCTGATCGGGATGGTGATGGAGAGGTCAACGAACAAGAGTTCCTGCGGATCATGAAAAAGAACAATCTGTATTGA